One region of Psychrobacter sp. DAB_AL43B genomic DNA includes:
- the wrbA gene encoding NAD(P)H:quinone oxidoreductase, whose translation MSQTAPYVLVLYYSNYGTTKTLAYAIAQGIEEAGMTARIRTVPTVAPETTSSKPAIPDEGDLYCTMEDLKDCVGLALGSPTHFGNMAAPMKYFWDNTVTLWLAGNLQNKPAAVFTATGSMHGGQETTLLTMMMPLLHHGMLIVGVPYAEPALNRTHRGGSPYGASHVSGASHDQPVSADERELAIAQGRRLAISAKALAQANWR comes from the coding sequence ATGAGTCAGACCGCCCCTTATGTTTTGGTGCTCTATTATTCAAATTACGGTACGACTAAGACATTAGCATATGCTATCGCTCAGGGTATTGAAGAGGCGGGCATGACCGCGCGCATTCGCACGGTACCGACAGTAGCGCCTGAGACCACATCGAGTAAGCCTGCGATACCAGATGAAGGTGATCTGTATTGCACCATGGAAGATCTAAAAGATTGCGTGGGTCTTGCGCTTGGTAGTCCAACGCACTTTGGTAATATGGCCGCGCCCATGAAGTATTTTTGGGATAATACCGTCACGCTATGGCTCGCTGGTAATCTACAAAATAAACCAGCAGCGGTATTTACTGCAACTGGTTCAATGCATGGCGGGCAGGAGACGACGTTGCTGACGATGATGATGCCATTGCTGCATCATGGCATGCTGATTGTGGGTGTGCCTTATGCAGAGCCAGCATTAAATCGTACCCATCGTGGTGGCTCGCCTTATGGGGCAAGTCATGTCAGCGGTGCGTCACATGATCAGCCTGTGTCCGCTGATGAACGTGAACTGGCTATTGCTCAAGGGCGCCGTTTAGCGATTAGTGCCAAAGCTTTAGCACAAGCAAACTGGCGCTAA
- a CDS encoding YihY family inner membrane protein, with protein MENLLKKIPFLHQRWFQFLRFLTRHFFEDNCQQKAASLTYTTLLSIVPILTVLLMILSSVPALSSVRAQIYEVIYSNLLPQSSLQVSKYINNFAEKSSNLTIIGAMVLFFTTIMTLTTIERAFNQIWRVENRSGGMKSMLRYWTIVTLGPLVLGTAFIASSAVQSLSLLNRQIAGYGIDWSFWVQIVSVGVTIAGFISMYWFIPKARVPVKNAAIAGVFVAIVFELMKHLFGTVMANFTSYEAIYGAFAALPIFLLWIYLSWNLILLGVEISYTLTIFETEEVYPRHPLLSLLDMLNLVYTHHLKGEAVSEQALRNVLGRKELPKWYTYINYLQDSNLITMTEEDDYVLKKDLSKMTLWDFYRTLPYPLPIKDELDEMSPEDQKPWLSLLVNRFENTEAYAREQLDVPLNAIFAHSEPRKKSANDKDENSKNNKAKLFRRSSAATSSRLSQEDSGINDEIPRFDPVAYDKDSGIECDEHNNEIIIPKDTISDKARADASKAGNRGDIITEADNPTSN; from the coding sequence ATGGAAAACTTACTAAAAAAAATACCCTTTTTACATCAACGTTGGTTTCAGTTCCTACGCTTTTTAACTCGGCACTTTTTTGAAGACAACTGCCAGCAAAAAGCCGCATCATTGACCTATACGACCTTATTGTCGATTGTGCCTATCTTAACGGTGCTATTGATGATTTTGTCTTCAGTACCGGCGCTATCTTCTGTCAGAGCACAGATTTACGAAGTCATTTACAGTAACTTGCTGCCACAATCGAGCTTGCAGGTCAGTAAATATATCAATAACTTCGCTGAAAAATCATCAAACCTAACCATCATTGGGGCGATGGTATTGTTTTTTACGACCATTATGACTTTGACGACTATTGAGCGCGCTTTTAACCAAATCTGGCGGGTAGAAAATCGCTCTGGTGGCATGAAAAGCATGCTGCGCTATTGGACAATCGTCACGCTGGGACCGCTAGTATTGGGTACGGCATTTATCGCCTCTAGTGCCGTACAAAGCCTGAGCCTCTTAAATCGTCAAATTGCTGGCTATGGTATCGATTGGTCGTTTTGGGTACAGATAGTATCAGTTGGAGTGACGATCGCTGGTTTTATTAGTATGTATTGGTTTATCCCAAAAGCGCGTGTACCTGTAAAAAATGCCGCGATTGCTGGTGTTTTTGTGGCGATTGTCTTTGAGCTGATGAAGCATCTTTTTGGTACGGTGATGGCGAACTTTACCAGCTATGAAGCCATTTATGGCGCATTTGCTGCATTACCGATTTTCTTATTATGGATATATCTGTCATGGAATCTAATCCTATTAGGGGTTGAGATTAGCTATACCTTGACTATTTTTGAGACGGAAGAAGTCTACCCACGCCATCCACTACTAAGTTTACTCGATATGTTAAATTTAGTTTATACCCATCATTTAAAAGGTGAAGCCGTTAGCGAACAAGCGCTGCGTAATGTATTGGGGCGTAAAGAGCTACCAAAGTGGTATACCTATATCAATTATCTACAAGACAGTAATTTAATCACCATGACAGAAGAGGATGATTATGTGCTCAAAAAAGATTTGAGTAAAATGACGTTATGGGATTTTTATCGTACGCTACCTTATCCATTACCCATCAAAGATGAGCTTGATGAGATGAGTCCAGAGGACCAAAAACCTTGGCTAAGCCTATTGGTAAATCGTTTTGAAAATACGGAAGCTTATGCTCGAGAACAATTGGATGTGCCGCTAAATGCTATCTTTGCCCACAGTGAGCCGCGCAAAAAATCTGCTAATGATAAAGACGAAAATTCTAAAAACAATAAAGCCAAACTCTTTAGGAGATCTAGCGCTGCTACCTCTAGTCGCTTATCTCAAGAAGATTCAGGTATTAACGATGAGATACCACGCTTTGACCCTGTCGCTTATGATAAGGACAGCGGTATAGAATGCGATGAGCATAACAATGAAATTATCATTCCTAAAGATACTATTAGTGATAAAGCTCGTGCAGATGCCAGTAAAGCGGGCAATAGAGGCGATATTATTACTGAAGCAGACAATCCGACATCTAACTGA
- a CDS encoding DUF3108 domain-containing protein, whose amino-acid sequence MSFSSMNKKPLITNYNDKRNAKSKFLTMLTTGASIAAIGALSMTAPTLASAKNIQPSSANYSFTVEDKYKGTATRTLNKSGNTWKYDVNARVAGVASAAQHSTFTVNGNAVIPTQASTTYKLLGIGRTHKLDFNPSSKKVVSNYRGKSTTMTMAQQAFDDLSLEVQIRQDLLNGKFSGNYYMAKHDKIEKTPFKKSGNTKITVPAGTFDTVRVDRIHDDNSRSTSFWLAPSLDYLPVKVSQINDGKKMDLELTKVN is encoded by the coding sequence ATGAGTTTTTCATCTATGAATAAAAAACCATTAATAACCAATTATAATGACAAAAGAAATGCTAAGTCTAAATTTTTAACCATGTTGACCACTGGAGCCAGCATAGCGGCTATCGGAGCTTTGAGTATGACCGCACCTACCCTTGCTAGCGCAAAGAATATTCAGCCTTCAAGCGCAAACTATAGCTTTACGGTTGAGGATAAATATAAAGGTACTGCCACGCGTACATTGAACAAATCAGGCAATACTTGGAAATATGATGTCAATGCACGGGTCGCTGGTGTGGCAAGTGCTGCACAACATAGTACCTTCACTGTCAACGGTAACGCCGTTATTCCAACCCAAGCCAGTACCACTTATAAACTACTGGGCATCGGTCGTACGCATAAGCTGGATTTCAATCCCAGTAGCAAAAAAGTCGTGAGTAACTATAGAGGCAAGTCAACAACCATGACGATGGCACAACAAGCCTTTGACGATTTAAGTCTTGAGGTGCAAATTCGCCAAGACTTATTAAATGGTAAATTCTCTGGCAATTACTACATGGCAAAACACGATAAGATAGAAAAAACACCCTTTAAAAAATCTGGTAATACCAAGATAACAGTTCCTGCTGGTACCTTTGATACGGTACGTGTCGACCGTATCCATGATGACAATAGTCGCTCGACCAGCTTTTGGTTGGCACCAAGCTTAGATTACTTACCCGTAAAAGTAAGCCAAATTAACGACGGTAAAAAGATGGACTTAGAATTAACGAAGGTTAATTAA
- a CDS encoding co-chaperone GroES, which yields MMNIRPLHDRIVVRRIEEETKTAGGILLPGSAQEKPSQGEVLATGNGQIRDNGETRALDVKTGDKVLFGQYAGQTVKVDGEELLIMKESDVLGVLEG from the coding sequence TTGATGAATATTCGTCCTTTACATGATCGTATTGTTGTCCGCCGCATAGAAGAAGAAACAAAAACGGCTGGTGGTATCTTGCTTCCTGGTTCTGCTCAAGAAAAGCCTTCACAAGGTGAAGTGCTAGCAACTGGTAACGGTCAGATTCGTGACAACGGCGAAACTCGCGCGTTAGATGTAAAAACTGGCGACAAAGTCTTGTTCGGTCAATATGCTGGTCAAACCGTGAAAGTTGACGGCGAAGAACTACTTATTATGAAAGAATCTGATGTATTGGGTGTGTTAGAAGGCTAG
- a CDS encoding M66 family metalloprotease: MKTIIAFPVKALSIGIMAIMLSACGEETDHIPPAINQPGTTPPAVTPPPGTTPPVTPPVTPPVTPPVTPPVTPPVTPPVTPPVTPPVTPPVNPPVNPPVNPPVNPPVTTVPSTPIGPSTPSIPSTPIGPSTPSIPSTPIGPSIPSIPSTPIGPSTPSIPSTPIGPSTPSIPSTPIGPSIPSIPSTPIGPGTKLKYPEPKKDIADAYLLGFFDHAGRAGTIRDIRPDLVGTFQAMIQFGQNHTVDPQGNEAKNMPRLTAEKEALLLVTPTPEMGDVNNLVAEIYKDGALLRSVNLADPTRIPATDQTNTDKRPRVSYSNRAWSTKLKWNEVEGGLKIRIVDEKKRSGDLLEDKIDFAAPGELVLTNIRLGMLTAPPQSWGHYMLRDPERAGSDYFQTIPAAQMTVAVYDDMKLDQVMVGNGTIYDSVSSSDGGMYNGDMRENTAKATFGVGINLANWGVTSASLHSQEQPQLTQNVNAHHARGKYANGEHNHGLSGGNGMLTIIDSVRNEFSHEIGHHYGLGHYPGASGGDYFWAEHHADSGWGYNGFRNKMRGNLDWPRQVEGDGLSGKPLFLATYGYGRDAMSGGSQSGAYSDYTHYTGYSTKIKIQPAFDKAVFDTSSPTGYKKWNAELRKMEVIQPKVPRSGNVWYNSADGNYLKPRLQGVPVFTILGGYDPVAQKGIIYPEARGNWGNVFDLPTPNNSLEAASCWLSVTYSNSTVNNIALSPNRMNGNANKFHVNLAIAEDPKKVDLYCKKANEAQVQLSTIDIRQYSDPIRPAVTFGKEHGYTALRKVELPGLEQQLIAQAENPTVVLNTNGKLLYDSYKEYRDELSPQALETLERYEKQQETIYRLNRWVNVYRTDLSKKEPEALSEFQQFVKWLDLQDDNPLENVATIRNGNNCLKVEKLENGKLNSFISGESGCTGDDSEQWVYDLKGKIHSKMALDQCLTEQGSWVNLGACSLDSPAQVWEMNGTNQIKQGNKCFDLRTGHLVDNRGSLITYNCNGGWNQKWTTLTKNPSFILATAGNNLPLIVDSLQKQPVTTDNLQTRSLSMDTTEEPSVLAKVSTAISTWIDNLVS, encoded by the coding sequence TTGAAAACAATAATAGCATTTCCAGTAAAAGCATTAAGTATTGGTATCATGGCTATCATGCTTTCCGCTTGTGGTGAAGAAACTGATCATATCCCGCCAGCAATTAATCAGCCTGGAACTACCCCGCCAGCAGTGACTCCACCACCGGGTACGACTCCGCCAGTGACTCCGCCAGTGACTCCACCAGTGACTCCACCAGTGACTCCACCAGTGACTCCACCAGTGACTCCACCAGTGACTCCACCAGTGACTCCACCAGTGACTCCACCTGTTAACCCGCCTGTTAACCCGCCTGTTAACCCGCCTGTTAACCCGCCTGTGACAACTGTTCCTTCAACACCAATTGGACCGAGTACACCAAGTATTCCTTCAACACCAATTGGGCCAAGTACACCAAGTATTCCTTCAACACCAATTGGACCAAGTATACCAAGTATTCCTTCAACACCAATTGGACCAAGTACACCAAGTATTCCTTCAACACCCATTGGACCAAGTACACCAAGTATTCCTTCAACACCAATTGGACCAAGTATACCGAGTATTCCCTCGACGCCAATCGGGCCAGGTACAAAACTCAAATATCCAGAGCCAAAGAAAGATATCGCTGATGCCTATTTATTAGGGTTTTTTGACCACGCTGGCAGAGCAGGAACGATTCGAGATATCCGTCCAGATTTAGTCGGCACTTTCCAAGCGATGATTCAGTTTGGCCAGAATCATACTGTTGATCCGCAGGGCAATGAAGCAAAAAACATGCCGCGCCTGACGGCAGAAAAAGAAGCGCTGTTATTAGTGACCCCTACTCCTGAGATGGGTGACGTTAATAATCTTGTGGCAGAGATCTATAAAGATGGAGCTTTATTACGCAGCGTCAACTTAGCCGATCCGACTAGAATCCCAGCCACTGATCAGACCAATACTGACAAACGTCCTCGCGTCTCTTACAGTAATCGCGCATGGTCGACCAAACTCAAATGGAATGAGGTAGAAGGTGGTCTTAAAATCCGCATTGTGGATGAGAAGAAGCGTAGCGGTGATTTATTAGAAGATAAAATAGACTTTGCTGCACCTGGCGAGCTGGTATTAACCAATATCCGTTTAGGTATGTTAACTGCTCCGCCTCAATCTTGGGGTCACTACATGTTACGTGACCCAGAAAGAGCCGGTTCAGACTACTTCCAAACCATTCCAGCGGCACAAATGACCGTTGCTGTATATGATGACATGAAGCTTGATCAAGTGATGGTGGGCAATGGCACCATTTATGATTCGGTGAGTAGCTCAGACGGTGGCATGTATAATGGTGATATGCGTGAAAATACCGCAAAAGCAACCTTTGGTGTCGGCATAAACTTAGCCAATTGGGGCGTGACTAGCGCATCGCTACACAGCCAAGAACAGCCACAGCTGACTCAAAACGTCAATGCGCACCATGCCCGCGGTAAATATGCCAATGGCGAACATAACCACGGCTTAAGTGGTGGTAATGGCATGCTGACCATTATCGATTCGGTCAGGAATGAGTTTAGTCATGAAATCGGCCATCATTATGGCTTAGGCCATTACCCTGGTGCATCGGGCGGCGATTATTTCTGGGCCGAGCATCATGCCGACAGCGGCTGGGGCTATAATGGTTTTAGAAACAAAATGCGCGGTAACTTAGACTGGCCGCGACAAGTCGAAGGTGATGGTCTCAGTGGCAAACCTCTTTTCTTAGCCACCTATGGCTACGGCCGTGACGCGATGTCTGGCGGCTCACAGAGTGGCGCTTATTCAGACTACACCCATTACACCGGCTACAGTACCAAAATAAAAATACAACCAGCATTTGATAAAGCAGTATTTGATACGAGTTCACCGACAGGTTATAAAAAATGGAATGCCGAACTTCGAAAGATGGAAGTAATCCAGCCTAAAGTACCGAGATCTGGTAATGTTTGGTACAACAGTGCCGACGGTAATTACTTAAAACCACGCTTACAAGGTGTGCCGGTTTTCACCATCTTAGGCGGTTATGATCCTGTGGCGCAAAAAGGGATCATTTATCCTGAGGCACGCGGTAACTGGGGTAATGTTTTTGATTTACCTACGCCAAATAACTCGCTAGAAGCGGCAAGCTGCTGGTTGAGCGTCACTTATAGTAATAGCACGGTTAATAATATTGCCTTGTCCCCTAATCGCATGAATGGCAATGCCAATAAATTCCATGTCAATTTAGCGATTGCTGAAGATCCGAAAAAAGTGGATTTGTACTGTAAAAAGGCCAATGAAGCACAAGTACAGCTATCGACAATTGATATTCGTCAATATAGCGACCCTATCAGACCAGCGGTTACCTTTGGTAAAGAACATGGCTATACGGCACTAAGAAAGGTAGAGTTACCGGGCTTAGAACAGCAGCTCATCGCCCAAGCAGAAAATCCGACGGTTGTTTTGAATACCAATGGTAAATTATTATATGATTCTTATAAAGAGTATCGTGATGAGCTCAGCCCGCAAGCATTGGAAACATTAGAGCGTTATGAAAAGCAACAAGAAACCATCTACCGCTTAAACCGTTGGGTCAATGTGTATCGTACTGATTTAAGCAAGAAAGAGCCTGAAGCACTCAGCGAATTTCAGCAGTTTGTGAAATGGTTAGATCTACAGGATGACAACCCTTTAGAAAATGTTGCTACTATACGTAACGGCAACAACTGTCTAAAAGTTGAAAAACTAGAAAATGGTAAGTTAAATAGCTTTATTAGTGGAGAAAGTGGCTGTACTGGTGATGACTCTGAACAGTGGGTTTACGATCTTAAGGGTAAAATCCATAGTAAAATGGCATTGGATCAGTGTTTGACGGAACAAGGTTCTTGGGTAAATTTGGGCGCTTGTAGCTTGGACTCACCAGCGCAAGTTTGGGAGATGAACGGTACCAACCAAATCAAACAAGGCAACAAATGCTTTGATTTACGAACGGGTCATTTAGTAGATAACCGCGGGAGCTTAATTACTTACAACTGTAATGGTGGATGGAATCAGAAATGGACGACGCTGACCAAAAACCCAAGCTTTATCTTAGCGACAGCTGGTAACAATCTACCGTTAATCGTAGATAGTCTACAAAAACAACCAGTAACGACGGATAATTTGCAAACACGGTCATTAAGTATGGACACTACAGAAGAGCCGTCAGTACTAGCAAAAGTAAGCACCGCGATAAGCACTTGGATTGACAATTTGGTCAGTTAA